A single genomic interval of Pontibacter deserti harbors:
- a CDS encoding 4a-hydroxytetrahydrobiopterin dehydratase, which yields MWKEEDNKLRRSLTFKDFRQAMDFMQKVATVAEEMDHHPWWSNVYNKIEIELTTHDAGNTVTKRDLKLAQRIDEIYDQMTASEE from the coding sequence ATGTGGAAAGAAGAAGACAATAAATTACGCCGCAGTCTTACTTTTAAAGATTTCAGGCAGGCCATGGATTTTATGCAAAAGGTTGCCACTGTAGCCGAGGAAATGGATCATCACCCGTGGTGGAGCAATGTGTACAATAAAATAGAAATTGAGCTGACCACGCATGATGCAGGAAACACTGTAACCAAACGTGACCTGAAACTGGCCCAGCGTATTGATGAAATTTACGACCAGATGACTGCATCTGAAGAATAG